A genomic stretch from Candidatus Binatia bacterium includes:
- a CDS encoding type II toxin-antitoxin system VapC family toxin, which produces MTRYCIDTSAYSHFKRGHPPVVERLDSAEWVGVPSIVLGELWTGFLLGNRLAENRAELNDFLASPVVDEVVVDGDVAHVYGEIVAALRRAGTPLPTNDIWIAATAARVGAIVLTYDPHFQLIQRVGSEVIPLPA; this is translated from the coding sequence GTGACCCGCTACTGCATCGACACGTCGGCGTACAGCCACTTCAAGCGGGGCCACCCACCCGTGGTCGAACGCCTCGACAGCGCCGAGTGGGTCGGCGTGCCGTCGATCGTGCTCGGGGAGCTGTGGACCGGGTTCCTCCTGGGAAATCGATTGGCCGAGAACCGGGCGGAACTGAACGACTTCCTCGCCAGTCCCGTGGTCGACGAAGTCGTCGTCGACGGTGACGTCGCACATGTTTACGGCGAGATCGTGGCGGCGCTGCGGCGAGCCGGCACCCCCCTTCCGACCAACGACATCTGGATCGCGGCAACGGCCGCCCGGGTCGGGGCGATCGTACTCACGTATGACCCGCACTTCCAGTTGATCCAACGCGTCGGCAGCGAAGTCATCCCCCTTCCCGCATGA